TCGCCGCCGAACCCCGAGGTGCGGGCGATCGGGACGTCCACCCATGGGGTCCTGACGCCGCCCAGGGCGAGGCCGTTGGCGTCGAGGACGGGCATGGGCTGCCCGGAGTCGGTGACGTCCAGGGGAGGGGCCTCGGGCGGCGGGGCGCCCGTGCGGACCCAGGCGTTGAGGGCGTCCAGTGCCGCCTGCAGCACGTAGTGGTGCTGCGGTGCGAAGTTGATGTAGTGCGAAAGCCGCTGCCCCATCAGCACGTTGGTCGGCGCGTACGCCGCCGCGAGGTCGTCGACGCGTGCCGTGCCGCTGTCAATCGGCGCCACTTGGATCGTGTAGTTGTCGGCGTGGGCGGCGCCGGGGATCTCCCACACCCGCAGCCGGTCGTTGTCGGGTTGCCGCGCAAAGTAATAGCCCTCCCGCGCAGCGCCGAAGAGGTCGGTCTCGGTGATCACGGTCATCACCGGGACGCGCAGGTCCGGACGGAAGGGGACCGGTTGGGCGGCGCCGGATTCGGCGAAGATGGAACTTCCGTCGAGGGGCGCGGCGGACCCGAAGCGCGAATGGACCAGGAATCCGTCGAAGGTCTGGGCGAGCGGGTCGACGGCGTTGATGTACGTCGTGAGGAACATGGCCGACTGGGACTCGCCGACCGCAATCACGCTGCGCGCACGGCTCAGCCGTGAAATGCCATGCCGCTCGGCGTATTTGAGCGTCTCTCCGGCCTGGGTGAAGATGTCGTAGGCGTAACCGTCGCCCGGGTGGTGCAGGGCGCCATACCGCGCCGGGTCCTGCCTCTTGAGGGACATGTCCGCGGCGAGCATGCTGGCGCCGCCCTCCACGCCCACCCGCTGGACGGAGACCGCGACGTACGCGTAACCGGAACGGACGACCTCGCGATGCGCCATCATCCACACCGCCGGAGCGTCGATGCCGCCGCTCACGTTGAGCCACTCGACCAGCACCGTGCCGTTGAAGCGGGCCGGATCGTCCGGCGTCAGCACCACCATCCGGGTGGTGTAATCCGCCGCGTCGCCGGGCGTTACGGAGCGGGCCGTTCCGGAGATGAAGAACTCCTCGGCGACATAGCCTACGTCGCCGATGTCGAAGGCGCCCAACAGGATCAGCGGCTTGCCGGGCGCGAGGGTGACGCTCGGCGATTCCGTCACAGGCAACGGGGTAGACCGAACTTCGGGAACAGCGCGCCGTCGAGGAACGCCACCACGCGCGAGATCCCCTCCCCGGTCACGTCCAGCACGTGGAGCTGGAACGGGACGTGCACGCCGTCGATGCGCATGTACATCGCCGCGGCGGGCTGGCCGTTGGCGGTCAACGGAATCAGGCGCATGTCGCCGGGCGACTCGGCGGGGCAGTGCTGGTGGATGAGCGCGATGATGTCGGGAGCGCCCCGATACCAGCCCACGAAGGGCGGCATCTCCCAGATCGCTTCGGAGGTGAACAGATTCACCAACCGGTCGATGTCGTAGGCCTCGAATGCGGCGATGTAGCGGTCCAGCAAGTCTTTGGCCTCCGCCGAATCCGGCGGGGTCAGCCGGTCGTCGGTGCTGGGGCCGACGGCTTCCAGCTGGGTGCGGGCCCGCTGCAGCAGGCTGTTGACGGCGACGGTGGTGGTGCCGACGGCCTCGGCCACCTCGGCGGCCTTCCACTGGAGCACGTCGCGCAGCAACAGCACGGCCCGCTGACGCGGCGAAAGGTGCTGCAGCGCAGCCACGAGCGCCAGGCGCACGGACTCCCGTGACCCGACTATGACGGCCGGGTCGGCCGGGTCGGACGGGTCCGGCAGGGGCTCCAGCCACGGCACCTCGGCGCGTTCGACCAACTCCGCGGTCGGATCGGCGCAGGGCGAGCCGAGCCCCGTGGGCAGCGGACGGCGTTGCCGGCCCTCCAGGGCGGACAAGCAGGTGTTGGTGGCGATGCGGTACAGCCAGGTGCGCATCGACGACTTGCCTTCGAAGCGGTCGTAGGCCTTCCATGCCCGCAGCAGTGTCTCCTGTACCAGGTCCTCGGCATCGTGCACCGATCCGGTCATCCGATAGCAGTGCGCGAGCAGTTCGCGACGGTACGGCTCGGCGCGGGTCGAGAAGTCGTCACCGACCGCGGCGCCGCCGGCGTTTTCCGCAAGCAGCCTCACGATGGATGAGCCTACGCAGTGACTCGGGCTCGGCAAACCGGTGAAGCGCCCCGGCAGCCACTACGCTGGCCCCTGATGACTAGGACTTCCGCGACGCGTTCCGAACGCACTTTCGACGGCGTCGGCGGCGTGCGCATCGTGTACGACGTCTGGACGCCCGAAGCCCCGGTGCGCGGGGTGGTCGTGCTATCCCACGGCCTCGGTGAGCACGCCCGCCGCTACGACCACGTCGCGCAGCGGTTCGCGGAGGCGGGGCTGGCCACCTACGCGTTGGACCATCGCGGGCACGGCCGCTCCGGCGGCAAGCGGGTGCTGGTGCGCGACATCAGCGAGTACACCGCCGATTTCGACATGCTGGTCGGCGTCGCGACGCGGGAGCATCCCGGACTGCCGTGCATCGTGCTCGGCCACAGCATGGGTG
This genomic window from Mycobacterium saskatchewanense contains:
- a CDS encoding alpha/beta hydrolase domain-containing protein, whose amino-acid sequence is MTESPSVTLAPGKPLILLGAFDIGDVGYVAEEFFISGTARSVTPGDAADYTTRMVVLTPDDPARFNGTVLVEWLNVSGGIDAPAVWMMAHREVVRSGYAYVAVSVQRVGVEGGASMLAADMSLKRQDPARYGALHHPGDGYAYDIFTQAGETLKYAERHGISRLSRARSVIAVGESQSAMFLTTYINAVDPLAQTFDGFLVHSRFGSAAPLDGSSIFAESGAAQPVPFRPDLRVPVMTVITETDLFGAAREGYYFARQPDNDRLRVWEIPGAAHADNYTIQVAPIDSGTARVDDLAAAYAPTNVLMGQRLSHYINFAPQHHYVLQAALDALNAWVRTGAPPPEAPPLDVTDSGQPMPVLDANGLALGGVRTPWVDVPIARTSGFGGDDSVMSAIFGSGEPFDAATLNRLYPDGAAEYLARFGAALDAAIQAGFILPADREEILALAAATYRRGESSQA
- a CDS encoding sigma-70 family RNA polymerase sigma factor — protein: MRLLAENAGGAAVGDDFSTRAEPYRRELLAHCYRMTGSVHDAEDLVQETLLRAWKAYDRFEGKSSMRTWLYRIATNTCLSALEGRQRRPLPTGLGSPCADPTAELVERAEVPWLEPLPDPSDPADPAVIVGSRESVRLALVAALQHLSPRQRAVLLLRDVLQWKAAEVAEAVGTTTVAVNSLLQRARTQLEAVGPSTDDRLTPPDSAEAKDLLDRYIAAFEAYDIDRLVNLFTSEAIWEMPPFVGWYRGAPDIIALIHQHCPAESPGDMRLIPLTANGQPAAAMYMRIDGVHVPFQLHVLDVTGEGISRVVAFLDGALFPKFGLPRCL